A DNA window from Jaculus jaculus isolate mJacJac1 chromosome 1, mJacJac1.mat.Y.cur, whole genome shotgun sequence contains the following coding sequences:
- the Cd244 gene encoding natural killer cell receptor 2B4 isoform X1, which yields MLGQAVLLATLLLQGHGGQECLDNTEIVVGLSGKPLHLWPTNPPTGSESVLWKKRRSSHPAHYECLSSNSLGEKNSSLALSRANNLAFHIKAATPQDSGFYVVEFTNSFGKVCTINFEVSIFDHVEKPRLDGQGKALEEGKCEVSLSCLVTRDDNVTYTWYRGSKLISTQRNFTYLEGRTDASGLRVYTCNVSNAVSWASHTLSLTQACLSVSLKSRFLPFLVSIIILLILFLGTLACFCMWRKRKRSQTSPKEIMTVYEDVKNIQMRKNQTQEQTQEQTQEQSPPGETSTIYSMIQCQSPSTSQDSANTLYSVVQFSRKSVSKKKNHSPALNCTVYEEVGKRSSKAHNPSRLSRRELESFDIYSSLL from the exons AATGCCTAGATAACACTGAAATCGTGGTTGGCCTCTCCGGAAAACCTCTCCATCTGTGGCCTACTAACCCACCCACAGGGAGCGAATCTGTTCTATGGAAAAAGCGACGGTCTTCACATCCAGCACATTATGaatgcctgagttcaaattcttTGGGTGAGAAAAATTCATCCTTGGCATTGAGTAGAGCCAACAATTTAGCTTTTCACATCAAGGCAGCAACACCACAGGACAGTGGTTTCTATGTCGTGGAGTTCACCAACAGTTTTGGAAAAGTTTGCACTATAAACTTCGAGGTTTCTATATTTG ATCATGTTGAGAAGCCCCGCCTGGATGGGCAGGGGAAGGCCCTGGAGGAAGGGAAATGTGAAGTGTCTCTGTCCTGCTTGGTCACCAGAGATGACAATGTGACCTACACTTGGTACAGAGGGAGCAAGTTGATCTCGACGCAGAGGAACTTTACCTACCTGGAGGGGCGGACAGATGCCAGCGGCCTGCGCGTGTACACCTGCAATGTTAGCAACGCTGTCAGCTGGGCGAGCCACACCCTCAGCCTCACCCAGGCCTGTCTGAGTGTCTCTCTGA AATCCAGATTTCTGCCCTTTCTCGTGTCCATCATAATTCTACTCATATTGTTTCTCGGCACCCTCGCTTGCTTCTGCATGTGGAGGAAGAGGAAGCGGTCAC agACCAGCCCCAAGGAAATCATGACAGTATATGAAGATGTCAAGAACATACAAATGAGGAAGAATCAA ACGCAGGAGCAGACGCAGGAGCAGACGCAGGAGCAGTCACCCCCCGGAGAGACAAGCACTATCTACTCCATGATCCAGTGCCAG TCTCCTTCTACATCACAAGACTCTGCAAATACATTATATTCAGTAGTCCAGTTTTCCAGGAAG TCTGTATCCAAGAAGAAGAACCACAGTCCTGCCTTGAATTGCACTGTGTATGAAGAG GTTGGAAAGAGAAGCTCCAAAGCCCACAACCCTTCCAGACTGAGCCGCAGAGAACTGGAGAGCTTTGATATTTATTCCTCACTGTTGTAG
- the Cd244 gene encoding natural killer cell receptor 2B4 isoform X2 has protein sequence MLGQAVLLATLLLQGHGGQECLDNTEIVVGLSGKPLHLWPTNPPTGSESVLWKKRRSSHPAHYECLSSNSLGEKNSSLALSRANNLAFHIKAATPQDSGFYVVEFTNSFGKVCTINFEVSIFDHVEKPRLDGQGKALEEGKCEVSLSCLVTRDDNVTYTWYRGSKLISTQRNFTYLEGRTDASGLRVYTCNVSNAVSWASHTLSLTQACLSVSLKTSPKEIMTVYEDVKNIQMRKNQTQEQTQEQTQEQSPPGETSTIYSMIQCQSPSTSQDSANTLYSVVQFSRKSVSKKKNHSPALNCTVYEEVGKRSSKAHNPSRLSRRELESFDIYSSLL, from the exons AATGCCTAGATAACACTGAAATCGTGGTTGGCCTCTCCGGAAAACCTCTCCATCTGTGGCCTACTAACCCACCCACAGGGAGCGAATCTGTTCTATGGAAAAAGCGACGGTCTTCACATCCAGCACATTATGaatgcctgagttcaaattcttTGGGTGAGAAAAATTCATCCTTGGCATTGAGTAGAGCCAACAATTTAGCTTTTCACATCAAGGCAGCAACACCACAGGACAGTGGTTTCTATGTCGTGGAGTTCACCAACAGTTTTGGAAAAGTTTGCACTATAAACTTCGAGGTTTCTATATTTG ATCATGTTGAGAAGCCCCGCCTGGATGGGCAGGGGAAGGCCCTGGAGGAAGGGAAATGTGAAGTGTCTCTGTCCTGCTTGGTCACCAGAGATGACAATGTGACCTACACTTGGTACAGAGGGAGCAAGTTGATCTCGACGCAGAGGAACTTTACCTACCTGGAGGGGCGGACAGATGCCAGCGGCCTGCGCGTGTACACCTGCAATGTTAGCAACGCTGTCAGCTGGGCGAGCCACACCCTCAGCCTCACCCAGGCCTGTCTGAGTGTCTCTCTGA agACCAGCCCCAAGGAAATCATGACAGTATATGAAGATGTCAAGAACATACAAATGAGGAAGAATCAA ACGCAGGAGCAGACGCAGGAGCAGACGCAGGAGCAGTCACCCCCCGGAGAGACAAGCACTATCTACTCCATGATCCAGTGCCAG TCTCCTTCTACATCACAAGACTCTGCAAATACATTATATTCAGTAGTCCAGTTTTCCAGGAAG TCTGTATCCAAGAAGAAGAACCACAGTCCTGCCTTGAATTGCACTGTGTATGAAGAG GTTGGAAAGAGAAGCTCCAAAGCCCACAACCCTTCCAGACTGAGCCGCAGAGAACTGGAGAGCTTTGATATTTATTCCTCACTGTTGTAG